A portion of the Macaca mulatta isolate MMU2019108-1 chromosome 2, T2T-MMU8v2.0, whole genome shotgun sequence genome contains these proteins:
- the PRSS42P gene encoding putative serine protease 42 has protein sequence MSSGSGSLGLLAWLLLLQPWPWQNWAGRAAPLLPSALLSEEGRENPKASPASRPAAGPPPNLFTSFPGDSLLCGRTPLRIMGGVDAEEGKWPWQVSVRAKGRHICGGTLVTTTWVLTAGHCISSRLHYSVKMGDRSVYKENTSVVVPVRRAFVHPKFSTVIAVQNDLALLRLHHPVNFTSNIQPICIPQENFQVEARTRCWVTGWGKTQEGEKLTSEILQEVDQYIMRYEECNKIIKKALSSTTDIIKKGMVCGYKEQGKDSCQGDSGGPLACEYGDTWVQVGIVSWGIGCGRRGLPGIYTEIGVYSKWLMAVVAQATCSYPAVFLILLLHLLWPLGILVAP, from the exons ATGTCCTCTGGCAGCGGCTCCCTGGGCCTCCTGGCCTGGCTCCTGCTCCTTCAACCCTGGCCCTGGCAGAACTGGGCGGGCAGGGCGGCGCCACTCCTTCCCTCCGCTCTCCTCTCAGAGGAGGGCCGCGAGAACCCCAAAGCGAGCCCGGCCTCAAGACCTGCGGCGGGCCCCCCACCCAATCTGTTTACGTCCTTCCCAGGTGACTCACTGC TGTGTGGCCGAACCCCTCTGAGAATCATGGGAGGAGTGGACGCGGAGGAAGGGAAGTGGCCCTGGCAGGTGAGCGTGAGGGCCAAAGGCAGGCACATCTGCGGCGGCACCCTGGTCACCACCACGTGGGTGCTGACGGCAGGCCACTGCATTTCCAG CCGCCTCCATTACAGTGTCAAGATGGGAGATCGGAGTGTCTATAAGGAAAACACAAGTGTGGTGGTCCCTGTCCGAAGAGCTTTTGTCCACCCTAAGTTCTCAACAGTTATAGCCGTTCAAAATGACCTTGCCCTTCTCCGGCTCCATCATcctgtgaattttacctcaaacATCCAGCCTATCTGCATCCCTCAGGAGAATTTCCAGGTGGAAGCTAGGACCAGGTGCTGGGTGACCGGATGGGGCAAAACACAAGAAG GAGAGAAACTTACATCAGAAATTCTCCAGGAGGTGGACCAATACATCATGCGCTATGAGGAATGtaataagataataaaaaagGCTTTGTCATCTACTACGGATATAATAAAAAAAGGGATGGTCTGTGGCTATAAAGAACAAGGAAAAGATTCTTGCCAG ggAGATTCTGGGGGTCCCTTGGCCTGTGAATATGGTGACACATGGGTCCAGGTAGGGATTGTGAGCTGGGGCATTGGCTGTGGTCGCCGCGGATTGCCTGGAATTTATACAGAAATTGGTGTCTACAGTAAGTGGCTGATGGCAGTGGTGGCTCAGGCTACCTGTTCGTATCCAGCAGTGTTCCTCATTTTACTCCTGCATCTGCTGTGGCCCCTGGGCATCCTGGTGGCCCCGTGA